Part of the Candidatus Goldiibacteriota bacterium HGW-Goldbacteria-1 genome is shown below.
TATTCTGAAACTTTTTTCATCGGATATAAATTCGCCTTCTTTGGAAGTTATCACTTTTACCGGTTCGTCAGAGTTTTCCTTGTCCTTGATGAAAATAAGGATATTTTTTAAAAGCTCGTTCTTATTGTCCTTTTCGCCTATGTAAAAGACGTAATCGTCAAACTGTTTTATAAAAGTGTGTTCCTGTATAAGGATTCCGGAGCGTTTTTTAACTATTTCGTAATAGACTTTTTTGTATTCCAGATTCGCGGCAGGAAGCACATAGTTGTTAAAAAGCACAAGCCCTGCCGTGACGATAAGGGCAAGCAGTATTGAAGGGATGGTTACCTTTGCAATGCTTATTCCGCACGCCTGCATACCGTGGTATTCATTGTCCTGCACAAGGCGGCTGTAAGTTAAAAGTATGCCCACAAGAAAAGCCATGGGCAGGGTAACCGCAACCGTTGAGGGTAATAATAAAACAAGCAGTTTGGCGACGGTCAGGATATCCACGCCGTATTTAACCACAAGGTCGCTCATGACAAACAGGGAATTCATGATAAGAAAAAAAGTGAATATAAAAAATCCCATAAGGGTTACGTATGACACCTCTTTAATTATGTATCTGGAAATTATTTTCATTGAATGCCTTTAAACCCCGTATTGTAATCAAAAAAGAACCTTAATTCGGCGGCGCCTTTTTTGTAGAAAAATTCATCTGTTGTTTTTGTACCCGTAAAATATACGGCCATTTCCGCGTGCTCCCAGGGGGCGCCATAAATAAACATGCAGCTGCCGCCCTTAAAATTCTTATATCCGTCCCAGAACCTGTAATGCTTGCGCGATTCGTGGGGTATTAAACAGTAAATTTCCGGATTATCTTTCATATAAAAAGCAAGCAGGCTGGCTGTCTGGTAATGCCTTGAAGCAATAAACAACGGGCCTGTTTGGTTTAAAGTATTATAAACGCCGTCCGCTTTTTCGGCAAGTTCTTTGTAGCCATACGCTTTTTTTAGCGGATTTGCTTTTTCAGGTATGGGAAGTATGGGGTAAACAAGGTGAACGTGTATTAGTATAACCGCTATAAGGCCAAGCGTGTAAGGGCCGTGTACTGCAAGTTTTTTTAAAATTGGATTAAGGTTAAGGCTGAAAATATACCTTGTGGTGATAAAGAAAAGAGGTAAGAAGCAGTATGCCGGCCAGTTTGCCTCTACCCTGCTTTTAAGCGATAGAAGCAGGTAGGGTATTATGGATACAAAAAACAGGACAGCCATAAGGTATTCGTTTTTATTATCACGTTTTTTAAGCGCTGTAAATGCCGCGGCTAACATAAACGGGAACAGAAAAGGGGATATTAAACCAAACTGCGCGCCTATAAGTTCTCCCAAATATTTCAGAGTGAACCCGCCGTCTGCGCCTCCGCGGATAAACAGGTATTTAACAGTGGCAAAGTCGTGGGTTATGTTCCAGTAAATATACGGCGAAGCCGCAATTGCGGCGAACAGGGTGAAAATAAAAAGGTTTTTAAAAAGCTGTTTATTTATGGCAAGGGCAGTCAGCGCGAAGATAATAACCGCGGGATAAAACGTGGCAAGCGTCAGTTTGCTTATTACGCCAAAACCAAGTAAAAGCCCCGCCTGCATCCAGTATTTTTGTTTGTCCGGTTTCTCACATATATAAATCATCTGCAGTATAAACAGCGCGGCAAAGAACCCCATTACTGTGTCGTGCATCATAAGTATGCTTCCCGCCGCAAATATGACGGAAGACGCCATGTTAAGGATGTTTATGAAATTTTCTTTTCTGTTTGTGTTGTGGGAATACAATTTATTATATATAAGGAAAGAAATTATCATAGTGGCGGCAGAGAGAATAACCGCGCCTAATCTTACCGTAAAAACGGTGTTAATATTTGTAAACAGGGTAAACAGCCAGATGACAACAGCTACGCCGGGGCCCTGTTCGTAGAATCCAAAATCCAGATGCCGCGCCCACTGCCAGTAATAAGCCTCGTCCCCCAGAAGGGGAAAAAGGGTAATAAACCAAAGTCGTACGGCGGTAACCGCCGCTATAAAAATAAAAATTGCTTTTGTGTGCTGCATTATATCTCCTGATGGTGTTTCCTTAATAATATCACATAAGGGGGGAATATTGAAATGGTTTTAAGGCGCAGCTAGGCAGCTAGGCAGCTAGGCAGCTGAGTTTAGATCTGGTAGGCGCACCTTTTAAGGTGCGGCAGTTGAATGAATATAAAATAAAAATACCCGAGTCTACCAATAAAAACAATTCAAAACAAAAATAAACTGCCGCGGGCTAAAGACCCGCGTCTACCAAATCCACAACCAAACCGAGCTTCTGAGCCGCCGAGCTGCCTTTTTCAATCGCTTCTGCTTATCTGCCTAATGCTTAATTGCTTATTATCTTTATTATTACCTATGCTTATATTGAAAAAATATGTAATTACTGTATAATTATTATACGAATCACTTAAACAGGAGAAAATTATGAAAAAAAGTCTGGTTGCTTATATAGAAAAAGATACTGAAACAAATTTGTTCGTCGCGGAAGTTCCGGGGATACCTGGCGCGCACACACAGGCAAAAACAATGGATGAATTGCTTATAAATTTAAAAGAAGTAACGGAACTTTGCCTTGAAGAGTAGATGACTTCATAGATTTATTCAATAAATAACAGTTAACCGCATTAAATTCCAAAAAGCCGGATTTGTCACCATATTTTCATCTGTCCCTCATTTCTTATCTATGGGATATGGGATAACAGTTTATGGGTTAGGCTCTTGCATCCGTCCCTCCGTTTCCGCTTATGCTTAAATGCCTAATGCTTAATTGCTTATGTCTTAAAATTCCTGAAACTGCTTACCGCATGCCAAAATAGGCAATAATGATGTATAGATGCACGTTATAAAACCCTTTATTTACAGGTAAATATGATAAATACGATTTTATTTTCTTGCAAAAATTCACAAAAAAAGTATAATTTTGACCGAAACTTAAACGGTTAAATGATGTCTAATTTTTGAACATAAATAAAGGCATGTTCTGAAACGCTAAAAAGATGATGCTAAACACATTTCAGGAGGCTTTACCGTGAAAAGGCTTACATTCATTTTATTATCTTTGATAAGTTTTAATTTCATATTTGCCGCAGGCGGCACAATTCCTGCCGGCTTGCCCACAGTTTTTGGTTTTGGCACGATTGATAAGTCTGATACATATGCTGCAAGTTCACCTCATTTCTTTAAAGGGACAACAGCAGGAACCTGCTGGGATTACAGTTACGCATATTTAACATCTGATTTCAGCGCTTCGGGATATAATACATGGACAGGCTGGGTGGCAGGCGGCCAGTGGGCTGCAAATGAACTTAAGTACTGGGAAGCAAGGGGGCAGATACAGGTTTTTTCTTTTTATTACACACCTTACGCTCTTGCCAACTATAATGACGGCGGAAAAATGAATCAGTATTATAAGGACTTCAAATTGCTTTGTCAGGTTATAGCCGCGAATTCCACAAAAAAAGTTATCATTCACCTTGAACCTGACCTTCTTGGATTCTGGAGAAAAGCAGGCAGGTCAGCCACATCAACCGGCGCGGTTAAGGTGGGCGGGGCTAATTTTGGAGAGACGTGCGACGGCGTTGCAATTAACAGCCTGCCTGATACAATTCAGGGGTGGAGCGAAGCGTTATACAGGATAAGAAACCAGTACGGTGCCGGCAAGGTTTTGCTTGCTCACCACTACACTCACTGGGGCAATGCATCTTCCAAAGACGTGCTTGTTGACACATCGTTAAGCCAGAATGACGTTAACACACACGTTGATGACACAACTACATTTATGAATCAGGTTGAAAACGGAAAAAAGTATGACCTTATATTTGTTGACCCGTCTGACCGCGACGCGGACTGGTTCAGAATAAAAGGCGGTGAAGGCAATACCCGCTGGACAGGGCCGGACCATTCCGGTTTTACAAACGCAAGGACATGGGGCAAGCTGGGTTATGTGTTTGACAGGGTATCCACAAATATGGCAAGAAAGATGATGTTCTGGCAGATACCGGTGGGCAACACGTATTATAAAACCTGCAATAACACCGACTACCATTACAGGGACAACAGCGCGCAGGAATTCATACCTTCAACCTCTATGGA
Proteins encoded:
- a CDS encoding type II toxin-antitoxin system HicB family antitoxin, producing MKKSLVAYIEKDTETNLFVAEVPGIPGAHTQAKTMDELLINLKEVTELCLEE